Within Sporosarcina sp. PTS2304, the genomic segment GGCAAGGTAAGCTCCTACTCCACCACCTAGTATAGCCAACAACCATAAATTCCGCTCTGGTACCCGCTGTTTTTTCTTCTGCGCTTGTTTTTTGTCAAATCCCATAGCAACAAACGCCCATATTGATAAAATAGCCATATAAATTGAAAGAGTTTGCGCCACACCAGCTACTCCTTTACACAAAAAAACACTGTCGTTTCCATATAAGAATGAAAACGACAGTGGATTTTAGTTCATCTTATTTTGCAATCGACTTTTTTGCAGTTTCTGCAAGTTGTGCAAATGCTTGTGCATCTGTCACAGCAAGATCTGCAAGCATTTTACGGTTAACATCGATGCCAGCTACTTTCAAGCCGTGCATTAATGTGCTGTACGAAAGACCGTTAATACGTGCAGCCGCATTGATACGAGTGATCCATAATTTACGGAAATCACGTTTCTTTTGACGACGATCACGGTATGCATAGTTGAAAGATTTCATAACCTGTTGGTTAGCAACCTTATAAAGTCTATGTTTTGAACCGAAGTAGCCTTTAGCTAATTTTAATACTCTTTTATGACGCTTGCGCGTGACTGTTCCACCTTTTACGCGTGGCATAGTGCATTACCTCCTGCTTATCCTATAAGTGTGTGTTGATAGATTTCGTTGACCGAAAGATTCTACCGATCTTATTTCATGTTTGTTAGCATTTCGCGAATACGCTTGTAATCGCCTGAAGAAACTAGTGAAGACTTACGTAAGTGACGCTTAGCCTTCGTAGATTTGTTTGCAAAAAGGTGACTTGTATAAGCACGGCCACGCTTTAGTTTACCAGTTCCAGTTCTTTTGAAACGTTTCGCGGAACCGCGGTGAGTTTTCATTTTTGGCATGTTCTGTTCCTCCTAAATTGTTCGTGTTACTGTTTTTCGGCAAGCGGTGCAAGTATTAAGAACATGCTCCGACCTTCCATTTTTGGTTTAACTTCAACAGTTGCTACTTCTTTGCAAGCTTCTGCAAAACGATCAAGAACTCGTTGACCGATTTCTTTGTGCGTAATCGCACGTCCACGGAAACGTATTGAAGCTTTTACTTTATCGCCGTTTTCCAGGAATTTCACTCCGTTACGAAGTTTCGTTTGGAAATCGTGTTCATCAATTGTCGGACTGAGTCGAACTTCTTTCATATTGATGATTTTTTGATTTTTACGAACTTCACGCTCTTTCTTTTGCTGTTCGAACTTGAACTTTCCATAGTCCATAACACGAGCTACTGGGGGCTTCGCTTGTGGAGCAACAAGAACAAGGTCCAGGTTCACTCGAGCAGCAATTTCTAAAGCTTCATTACGTGTTTTGATACCGAGTTGTTCACCATTGTGGTCAATTAAGCGTAACTCACGTGCTCGGATACCGTCATTTACGTACATGTCTTTGCTAATAGTAATCCACCTCCGAATATTGTCTCGTGAATACACGTTTTGGGTATATCGAAAAATTCGACTTTAGGGTCCCATAGGTCCATCCATTTTACGAAATAAAAAAAGTAGACAAATGATATTTGTCTACCCGCGTAAGTAATCTATGCAACGTATGCATAACAATTCACTTATGTGCCAACCTGTCAACAACTTCATTGCGTCGATCAGGTGAGAAGCGGGTAGCCTCTTCTTATACCACAAACTGTATTCATTTAACCTTATTTACTTTACCATACTTAGAAGTGAGTGTCAACAACTTGGATTAATCTAGTTGTCGGATGCACTGTGTAACATTTAAATTATTTCAACTTTGTTAGTATATCGTATCTTACGTAATTTTGCAAATCTATTTTTAAATTTGTATCTTTTAATTACATAGCAACAGCACTTGCGACAATTCTTTGCAAGTGCTGCTACTATATTCTTTAAATAATTACTTCTTCACATCTTCTTGAATCATCTCTAAAAACGCGTCAAACGACATACTCTCAGACTTTTGTTCCCCATACTTACGCACATTAACCTCGCCAGACTCCAGCTCGCGATCGCCAAGCACCAACATATAAGGAACTTTTTGAACTTGTGCTTCACGAATCTTATAGCCAATCTTTTCATCACGGCTATCCACATCCACTCGGAAACCAGCGTGTATTAACTTCTCTTTCACGCCTTCAGCATAATCAAAATGCACATCTGGTGACACCGGGATAACCTCTACTTGAATTGGCGCTAACCATGTAGGGAATGCACCTTTATACTCTTCAATCAAGAAGGCAACAAAGCGCTCCATCGTAGAAACGACACCACGGTGAATAACGACAGGGCGATGTTGCTTACCATCTTCACCGACATACGTAAGATCAAAACGCTCTGGCAACAAGAAATCCAGTTGTGCAGTGGATAGTGTTTCTTCCATACCGATAGCTGTTTTTACTTGCACATCCAGTTTTGGTCCGTAGAACGCTGCTTCCCCTTCTTCTTCTGTATATGGAAGCTCCAACTCATCCATCGCTTCTTTTAACATCGACTGTGCACGTTCCCACATTTCATCATCATCGAAGTATTTTTTCGTATCTTTTGGATCGCGATAAGATAGACGGAATGAATAATCTTTAATATTGAAGTCTTTATATACTTCAATAATCAACATGATGACTCGTTTTAACTCATCTTTGATTTGATCAGGACGCACGAAAATATGCGCATCATTTAATGTCATACCACGTACACGTTGCAATCCTGAAAGTGCTCCTGACATTTCATAACGGTGCATCATTCCAAGTTCTGCTAAGCGAAGTGGCAGATTACGATAGGAATGAATACCATTCTTATAAATCATCATGTGATGCGGACAGTTCATCGGACGCAACACTAAGTCTTCATTGTCCATACTCATCGCCGGGAACATTCCATCTTGATAGTGATCCCAATGTCCAGATGTCTTATACAATTCAACACTTCCGAGTACCGGTGTATAAACATGCTGATAGCCTAGTTTCTCTTCTTTGTCTACAATATAACGTTCGATTACCCGACGGATCGTAGCACCTTTTGGTAACCAAAGCGGTAAACCCTGACCAACTTTTTGCGAGTTTGCAAATAAATTCAGCTCTTTACCGATTTTACGATGATCACGTTCTTTAGCTTCTTCAAGAAGACGTAAATGTTCTTTTAGTTCATCTTTTTTGAAGAAAGCTGTGCCGTAAATACGTTGAAGCATCTTATTATCAGAATTCCCTCTCCAGTATGCACCTGCAATACTAAGCAATTTAAACTCTTTTAATTTACCTGTGGACGGCACGTGAATTCCACGGCAAAGGTCAAAAAATTCCCCTTGTTCGTAGATTGAGACTTGTTCACCTTCTGGAATAGCTTCCAGTAGTTCTAATTTGTACTCGTCATCAATTTCCTCAAAACGTTTTTGTGCTTCTTCTCTTGATACATCATGGCGGACAACCGGTATGTTTTCACCGATAATACGTCTCATTTCTTTTTCTAATTCTGGTAGATCTTCTGCTGTTATCGGAGTTGGAGAATCAATGTCATAATAGAAACCATTTTCAATAGTTGGCCCAATTCCAAGTTTTGCATCCGGAAATTTACGTTTAACCGCTTGTGCCAAAAGGTGAGCCGTACTATGGCGAAGAATTTCTAACGCTTCGTCTGAAGTAGGTGTCACAATACTAATTTCTCCATCTTCGTGTATCGGTGTTTTCAAATCAATTAGATGATCTCCTATTTTTCCAGCTAAAGCGCTCTTGCGTAGTCCGGGACTAATAGAACCCGCAATTTCCTCTGTTGTTGTGCCGTCTACGAATTCTTTTACTGCTCCATCTGGAAATGTTACATGAATATTTTTTGCCATTTGTATGACTCCCTTTCTATTTTTGGACACAAAAAAGCCTCATCCCTAAAGGGACGAGACTTGAGCTCGTGGTTCCACCCTTCTTCCTTCTGCCCTTTCGGATAGACGAAGCTTTCGATCGGCTAACGGGCCGCTACCGTCATCAGCTACACTAGTTCACTGATGCTGCTTGGAGGTGGTAAATTTATTTATGCCTGCAAGGGTTTCAGCCGTGCCCTCACTCTCTGAAAGGTTTAAAATAAATTGTTGTCCTCTTCAATGCATGTAGATAAATTATTTATTTTGAACTGAATAATAGTATAGAAAATTTTTAGCGGAATTGCAAGTTTATTTTATTAATTCTTTTGGTTACATCCTGTTTTATTTGCATTTCAAGCCTGTTGATTATTCCGAAAAAGGAATTATCATTTGAAAATGAGGTGCTTTTAACAAGTAGTTGTAGAGGTAGTGTATTGTTTAGGATTCTCCCTGCAGAGCCGGACGCTATCCCTCTAGAAAGCGTATTTTCTAGAAACGCAAGCCGCAAGAAAATCTAGGTCTACGTCAATCTATCGAATTGCCATAGTCAAAATCGCTTTTGAATAAATGAATGAGAGAATTATACATAAGATAGTTAATCAACAGACCTGTGCATTTCATAGTAATTTATAAATCTAGAAATACTAGATTCTCTATGAGATTAATCACGCCAGTTTTGTCCACCTAATTTGAAAGGCTGACTTACCATACGAATTCTTTCCATTACTCTAGCCGCTTTAATCGGTTCGTTTTCTCCTCGCTGACTAGTAGTTAAATGATGTTCTAACTCATTATAGTTAAAGTTAGAAGTAAAGAAAACAGGCAACTTTTCGGCCATGCGATATTGCAGAATCGTTCCCAGCACTTCATCTCTTGTCCAAGTTGACATCGTTTCAGCACCTATATCATCCAGCATAAGGACAGGTGCCTTTTTGACAAATTCTATTTTTTCGTCGAGTGTCTGATTTTGGATAGATTGTTTCATCTCGCGCAAAAATTCAGGAACGTAGACAACGACCGTTCGTACTTGTCTAGTAGCGAGTTCATTAGCTAGTGCACCTAAGATAAATGATTTCCCGATACCGAAATCTCCATATAAATATAGACCCCGTTCAGGTACTTTTCCTGTAGAGTCGATTTGATTCAGGAAGTCTTTAGCTGCTCTCATAACGATGACGCGACTATCTTCAGATAAAAAGTCGACATTTGATAATCGCGCTTCCATTACTTCTCTAGGCATATACATACTATTAACCATCTTTGATATATTTCGCCGCTCATCCTGCAGTTGCTTCGTTGGACAGACTACGTAATCTAAATCAATTAGACGCTGAGCAATGACTAATTTAGGTTCAAAACCTTTCATGACATTAATGCAACCTTCTAGATTCGGACAGCGATCACACGCATGTGAGGCAGTTTTAAACTCATACAACTTACCAAGGCTTCGATTCACAATT encodes:
- the rpmI gene encoding 50S ribosomal protein L35; amino-acid sequence: MPKMKTHRGSAKRFKRTGTGKLKRGRAYTSHLFANKSTKAKRHLRKSSLVSSGDYKRIREMLTNMK
- the dnaI gene encoding primosomal protein DnaI, with the protein product MERLGDAMKRVVNAPSLAKKYEELRKEIVEDPAIQHFISDHSDEVNTEIVNRSLGKLYEFKTASHACDRCPNLEGCINVMKGFEPKLVIAQRLIDLDYVVCPTKQLQDERRNISKMVNSMYMPREVMEARLSNVDFLSEDSRVIVMRAAKDFLNQIDSTGKVPERGLYLYGDFGIGKSFILGALANELATRQVRTVVVYVPEFLREMKQSIQNQTLDEKIEFVKKAPVLMLDDIGAETMSTWTRDEVLGTILQYRMAEKLPVFFTSNFNYNELEHHLTTSQRGENEPIKAARVMERIRMVSQPFKLGGQNWRD
- the rplT gene encoding 50S ribosomal protein L20, producing MPRVKGGTVTRKRHKRVLKLAKGYFGSKHRLYKVANQQVMKSFNYAYRDRRQKKRDFRKLWITRINAAARINGLSYSTLMHGLKVAGIDVNRKMLADLAVTDAQAFAQLAETAKKSIAK
- the infC gene encoding translation initiation factor IF-3, whose protein sequence is MYVNDGIRARELRLIDHNGEQLGIKTRNEALEIAARVNLDLVLVAPQAKPPVARVMDYGKFKFEQQKKEREVRKNQKIINMKEVRLSPTIDEHDFQTKLRNGVKFLENGDKVKASIRFRGRAITHKEIGQRVLDRFAEACKEVATVEVKPKMEGRSMFLILAPLAEKQ
- the thrS gene encoding threonine--tRNA ligase, which gives rise to MAKNIHVTFPDGAVKEFVDGTTTEEIAGSISPGLRKSALAGKIGDHLIDLKTPIHEDGEISIVTPTSDEALEILRHSTAHLLAQAVKRKFPDAKLGIGPTIENGFYYDIDSPTPITAEDLPELEKEMRRIIGENIPVVRHDVSREEAQKRFEEIDDEYKLELLEAIPEGEQVSIYEQGEFFDLCRGIHVPSTGKLKEFKLLSIAGAYWRGNSDNKMLQRIYGTAFFKKDELKEHLRLLEEAKERDHRKIGKELNLFANSQKVGQGLPLWLPKGATIRRVIERYIVDKEEKLGYQHVYTPVLGSVELYKTSGHWDHYQDGMFPAMSMDNEDLVLRPMNCPHHMMIYKNGIHSYRNLPLRLAELGMMHRYEMSGALSGLQRVRGMTLNDAHIFVRPDQIKDELKRVIMLIIEVYKDFNIKDYSFRLSYRDPKDTKKYFDDDEMWERAQSMLKEAMDELELPYTEEEGEAAFYGPKLDVQVKTAIGMEETLSTAQLDFLLPERFDLTYVGEDGKQHRPVVIHRGVVSTMERFVAFLIEEYKGAFPTWLAPIQVEVIPVSPDVHFDYAEGVKEKLIHAGFRVDVDSRDEKIGYKIREAQVQKVPYMLVLGDRELESGEVNVRKYGEQKSESMSFDAFLEMIQEDVKK
- a CDS encoding DUF1294 domain-containing protein; this translates as MAQTLSIYMAILSIWAFVAMGFDKKQAQKKKQRVPERNLWLLAILGGGVGAYLAMQVFRHKTRKTHFRIGFLLLAMLDMLLLLYTFGVQMPVSTIF